In the Salarias fasciatus chromosome 13, fSalaFa1.1, whole genome shotgun sequence genome, one interval contains:
- the LOC115399804 gene encoding NFU1 iron-sulfur cluster scaffold homolog, mitochondrial: MAARMRWGLHQLLRARNTTQFRFPEKSRGSYRLQSTTPSFRGVHPGANTHFPVRHLSIQTQDTPNPRSLKFLPGKAVLGSGTLDFPSPTSAGCSSLARDLFEIEGVKSVFFGPDFITVTKADEDVEWTDIKRHALDAIAKFFESGEPITTGAVHHESSLSEDDDEIVSMIKELLDTRIRPTVQEDGGDVIFKGFENGTVKLKLVGSCTGCPSSTVTLRNGIQNMMQFYIPEVDGVEQVEDEVDEINAKVFSELERKLQD, from the exons atggcGGCGCGCATGAGATGGGGTCTCCACCAGTTGTTACGGGCGAGAAATACGACTCAATTTAG ATTTCCAGAGAAGAGCAGAGGTTCATACCGCCTGCAGTCCACGACCCCGAGCTTCCGAGGAGTTCATCCCggggcaaacacacacttccccg TAAGACACCTCTCCATCCAGACTCAAGACACTCCAAACCCACGAAGCTTGAAGTTTCTCCCTGGAAAAGCCGTCCTGGGAAGTGGGACGCTCGACTTCCCTTCTCCAACTTCAGCTGGGTGTTCATCTTTAGCCAG GGACCTGTTTGAAATCGAAGGagtgaaaagtgtgtttttcgGTCCGGACTTCATCACGGTGACTAAA GCAGATGAGGATGTGGAGTGGACGGACATTAAGCGCCACGCTTTGGACGCCATTGCTAAGTTTTTTGAGAGCGGTGAACCAATAACAACAGGGGCGGTGCACCATGAAAGCA GTCTTTctgaagatgatgatgagatAGTGTCGATGATCAAGGAGCTCCTGGACACCAGAATCAG ACCTACGGTGCAGGAAGATGGCGGAGACGTCATCTTTAAGGGCTTTGAGAACGGCACAGTCAAGCTGAAGCTGGTTGGTTCCTGCACAGGATGTCCCAGCTCCACTGTCACCCTGAGGAACGGCATCCAGAACATGATGCAGTTTTATATCCCTGAGGTGGATGGGGTGGAACAG GTGGAGGATGAAGTGGATGAAATCAATGCGAAAGTTTTCTCAGAACTTGAACGCAAATTACAAGACTGA